One window of the Nocardia huaxiensis genome contains the following:
- a CDS encoding CoA transferase, with protein sequence MDTNAALVRDYEAGAGVTPSSMTLPDPGANLAATLPVWSLAAGSVAAFAAAAERRRLACGLQPLATGLEPGRIAAAFSSDKLFRIDGAAIDQFAELSGFFRAEDAWVRTHANYSHHRARLLTVLGLPAEADRETVIARIAQLPAVEIEERAAELGAIAVRVRTEQEWADSPMGKAAADGPLVAIERRADTGVHETDSGATQMLPLRGVRVLDLTRVIAGPVATRALGLLGAEVIRVDPPQLPEIEWQYLDSCQGKRSIRLDLRRDLPIFSELLSAADILVTGYRPGALERLGVHAAEIRPGIIHGSVSAWGAQGPWSGRRGFDSIVQAASGISLLEGAQQNSRSGEPLGALPAQALDHGSGYLLAAGILDALTAREHDGHGRDVRVALARTGSWLLAAPSRTPSHPSAQVPDVRYTVTHGAVTTAGPAISEYPDYAWPAPPYGSDLPEWAPRPDGLLA encoded by the coding sequence GTGGATACGAACGCAGCGCTCGTCCGCGACTACGAAGCCGGCGCCGGGGTCACCCCCTCGAGTATGACGCTGCCCGATCCGGGCGCGAATCTGGCTGCGACACTTCCCGTGTGGTCCCTGGCCGCGGGTTCGGTGGCGGCCTTCGCGGCGGCGGCCGAACGACGGCGGCTCGCGTGCGGGCTGCAGCCGCTGGCGACCGGGCTCGAGCCGGGCCGGATCGCGGCGGCGTTCTCGAGCGACAAGCTCTTCCGGATCGACGGTGCGGCCATCGACCAGTTCGCCGAACTGTCCGGATTCTTCCGCGCCGAAGACGCCTGGGTGCGAACGCATGCCAACTACTCGCATCATCGCGCGCGGCTGCTCACGGTGCTCGGGCTGCCCGCGGAGGCCGATCGTGAGACGGTGATCGCGCGCATCGCACAACTGCCCGCCGTCGAGATCGAGGAGCGAGCGGCCGAACTCGGGGCGATTGCGGTGCGGGTGCGCACCGAGCAGGAGTGGGCCGACAGCCCCATGGGCAAGGCGGCCGCGGACGGGCCGCTGGTGGCCATCGAACGGCGGGCCGACACCGGCGTCCACGAAACCGATTCCGGCGCAACGCAGATGCTGCCGCTGCGGGGTGTGCGGGTGCTGGATTTGACCCGGGTGATCGCCGGGCCCGTCGCCACCCGCGCGCTCGGGCTGCTGGGCGCGGAAGTCATCCGGGTGGATCCGCCGCAGCTGCCGGAGATCGAGTGGCAGTACCTCGACAGCTGCCAGGGGAAGCGATCGATTCGACTGGATCTGCGCCGAGATCTGCCGATCTTCAGCGAATTGCTCAGTGCGGCAGATATTCTCGTCACCGGATACCGCCCCGGTGCGCTGGAGCGGCTGGGAGTGCATGCGGCCGAAATCCGGCCGGGCATCATTCACGGCAGCGTCAGCGCGTGGGGTGCGCAGGGCCCGTGGAGCGGGCGGCGCGGGTTCGACAGCATTGTGCAGGCCGCCTCGGGAATCTCGCTTCTCGAAGGCGCACAACAGAATTCACGATCCGGCGAACCACTGGGAGCCCTCCCGGCGCAAGCACTCGACCACGGCAGCGGGTACCTCCTCGCCGCCGGGATTCTCGACGCCCTGACCGCGCGCGAGCACGACGGTCACGGCCGGGATGTGCGAGTCGCGTTGGCGCGCACCGGATCCTGGTTGCTCGCCGCCCCCAGCCGGACGCCGTCGCACCCGTCCGCGCAGGTGCCCGACGTTCGCTACACGGTAACTCACGGCGCGGTAACGACCGCCGGACCGGCCATTTCGGAGTATCCGGACTACGCCTGGCCGGCCCCGCCGTACGGCTCCGACCTCCCCGAATGGGCACCCCGACCGGACGGTTTGCTGGCGTAA
- a CDS encoding DUF2784 domain-containing protein → MLYRVLADVTAGAHFAFVAYVVVGGFVAWRWPRTIWLHLLAVAWGFSTVLIGFDCPLTDLEDWARHRAGQAGLPPSGFIDHYITGVIYPREALEEVRFAVAVCVVVSWVGWFWLSRRRATKSATAGMFSGRSR, encoded by the coding sequence ATGCTCTACCGGGTACTGGCCGATGTGACCGCGGGCGCGCATTTCGCGTTCGTGGCCTATGTGGTGGTCGGCGGGTTCGTCGCGTGGCGGTGGCCGCGGACCATCTGGCTGCATCTACTCGCGGTGGCGTGGGGGTTCAGCACCGTCCTGATCGGATTCGACTGTCCGCTCACCGATTTGGAGGATTGGGCGCGACACCGCGCCGGGCAGGCCGGATTGCCGCCCAGCGGGTTCATCGACCACTACATCACCGGGGTGATCTATCCGCGGGAGGCGCTCGAAGAGGTGCGATTCGCCGTAGCGGTGTGCGTCGTCGTGTCCTGGGTGGGGTGGTTCTGGTTGTCGAGGCGGCGGGCGACCAAATCCGCGACGGCGGGGATGTTCTCGGGCAGATCGAGGTAG
- a CDS encoding SDR family NAD(P)-dependent oxidoreductase: MVENNTPAHPSDSSAIDPDELATCLRVLEQAGKLDKTHPDSIAVQRAVGHMFKKLKQRRRIEARDAVSAADKAVVAATATGSPNRIDDETAGIPISSSTTGTATAGTLIRPRPCYICKQRYTHVDAFYHQLCPSCAEKSHAKRDARTDLTGKRALLTGGRAKIGMYIALRLLRDGAHTTITTRFPNDAIRRFAVQPDSADWLHRLRIVGIDLRDPAQVVALADDIAAQGPLDIIINNAAQTVRRSAGAYSALVEAENGPLPAGELPDVVTFGKTMQAHPTALTASLTPTLTADDIAELALVAGSATPERISAGVAIDAGGLVPDLAHTNSWVQTVGEVDATELLEVQLCNSTAPFILISRLRAAMAASPARRKYVVNVSAMEGVFERGYKGPGHPHTNMAKAALNMLTRTSAREMFDADRILMTAVDTGWITDERPHYTKIRLAEEGFHAPLDLVDGAARVYDPIVRGESGEDLFGCFLKDYEPSNW, encoded by the coding sequence ATGGTCGAGAACAACACCCCGGCGCACCCGTCCGACTCCTCGGCCATCGACCCCGACGAGCTGGCCACCTGCCTGCGCGTCCTCGAACAAGCCGGGAAACTCGACAAAACCCACCCGGACTCCATCGCCGTGCAGCGCGCCGTCGGGCACATGTTCAAGAAACTCAAGCAGCGCAGGCGCATCGAAGCCCGCGACGCCGTCTCCGCCGCCGACAAGGCCGTCGTCGCCGCCACCGCCACCGGCTCACCCAACCGCATCGACGACGAAACCGCCGGAATCCCCATCAGTTCCAGCACCACCGGCACCGCCACCGCAGGCACCCTCATCCGGCCCCGGCCCTGCTACATCTGCAAACAGCGCTACACCCACGTCGACGCCTTCTACCACCAGCTCTGCCCCAGCTGCGCCGAAAAGAGCCACGCCAAACGCGACGCCCGCACCGACCTCACCGGCAAACGCGCCCTGCTCACCGGCGGCCGCGCCAAGATCGGCATGTACATCGCGCTGCGACTCCTGCGCGACGGCGCGCACACCACCATCACCACCCGCTTCCCCAACGACGCCATCCGCCGCTTCGCCGTCCAGCCCGACAGCGCCGACTGGCTGCACCGGCTGCGCATCGTCGGCATCGACCTGCGCGACCCCGCACAGGTCGTCGCCCTCGCCGACGACATCGCCGCCCAGGGCCCCCTCGACATCATCATCAACAATGCCGCGCAGACCGTACGCCGCTCGGCCGGGGCCTACAGCGCCCTCGTCGAAGCCGAGAACGGACCGCTGCCCGCGGGCGAACTGCCCGACGTCGTCACCTTCGGCAAGACCATGCAGGCGCACCCCACCGCGCTCACCGCATCGCTCACCCCCACGCTCACCGCCGACGACATCGCCGAACTCGCCCTCGTCGCGGGATCGGCCACGCCCGAACGCATTTCGGCCGGAGTCGCCATCGACGCCGGCGGGCTCGTGCCGGATCTCGCGCACACCAACAGCTGGGTGCAGACCGTCGGCGAGGTCGACGCCACCGAACTGCTCGAAGTGCAGCTGTGCAACTCGACCGCGCCGTTCATCCTCATCTCGCGACTGCGTGCGGCCATGGCGGCCTCGCCGGCGCGACGCAAGTACGTCGTGAACGTCTCCGCCATGGAAGGCGTCTTCGAGCGCGGCTACAAGGGACCGGGCCACCCGCACACCAATATGGCCAAGGCCGCGCTGAACATGCTCACCCGCACCAGCGCCCGCGAAATGTTCGACGCCGACCGGATTCTCATGACCGCGGTCGACACCGGCTGGATCACCGACGAGCGACCGCACTACACCAAGATCCGGCTCGCCGAGGAAGGCTTCCACGCCCCGCTCGACCTGGTCGACGGCGCCGCGCGGGTGTACGACCCCATCGTGCGCGGCGAGAGCGGCGAAGACCTGTTCGGCTGTTTCTTGAAAGACTACGAACCCTCCAACTGGTAA